A single window of Dermacentor albipictus isolate Rhodes 1998 colony chromosome 1, USDA_Dalb.pri_finalv2, whole genome shotgun sequence DNA harbors:
- the LOC139048353 gene encoding uncharacterized protein produces MRGWALVAAVLLSAGALPEDDSPATPDYVELELGGEPARNRTRWDSRFVDAEGRFLAKIMATFILSKDLTRSFDYRIAKPALDIAITKVRKLYPHIAFELIGRRGYTSCINNYAGNYAAEEYLGGGVAAFVGPGCSMAVDSVGRLASHWNVPVCTAAGVGAQFEDRTIYGTLVRLALTINALRDAFLQVKMKARSLRALLQLSCFRKMSCEKKKTNESASWAIGRQPGNERRVLRHFGWRHLVVLSDSSQSFFRQLRRALEGLFADPDTGVRAVFRDFDSSRSSVNYTSLLVEGRSYARVFLLAGDGELVQRKIAKWMQCW; encoded by the exons ATGCGCGGCTGGGCTCTGGTGGCCGCCGTGCTGCTATCGGCCGGGGCGCTGCCCGAGGACGATAGCCCGGCCACGCCGGACTACGTCGAGCTGGAGCTCGGCGGCGAGCCGGCCCGCAACCGCACGCGGTGGGACTCGCGCTTCGTGGACGCCGAGGGCCGCTTCCTGGCGAAGATCATGGCCACCTTCATCCTAAGCAAAGACCTCACGCGTAGCTTCGACTACCGCATCGCCAAGCCCGCCCTTGACATTGCCATCACCAAG GTTCGCAAGTTGTACCCGCACATTGCGTTCGAGTTGATCGGCCGGCGCGGCTACACGTCGTGCATCAACAACTACGCGGGCAACTATGCGGCCGAAGAGTACCTGGGCGGCGGCGTGGCTGCCTTCGTGGGTCCCGGCTGCTCCATGGCCGTCGACTCGGTGGGCCGACTCGCCTCGCACTGGAACGTGCCGGTGTGCACGGCGGCTGGCGTCGGGGCTCAGTTCGAGGACCGCACCATCTACGGCACACTGGTGCGCCTCGCGCTCACCATCAACGCGCTCCGGGATGCTTTCCTCCAGGTAAAGATGAAGGCACGCTCACTTCGCGCACTGCTTCAACTGAGTTGTTTTAGAAAGATGagctgcgaaaaaaagaaaacaaatgaatcagcttcatgggctataggcagGCAGCCTGGAAATGAGAGGCGC GTGCTGCGCCACTTCGGCTGGCGGCACCTGGTGGTGCTGTCGGACAGCTCGCAGTCCTTCTTCCGGCAGCTGCGGCGTGCGCTCGAGGGCCTATTCGCTGACCCTGACACGGGcgtgcgcgccgtcttccgcgaCTTCGATTCTAGCCGATCGTCCGTCAACTACACCTCACTGCTGGTCGAAGGTCGCTCATATGCGCGAGTCTTCCTGCTGGCCGGCGATGGCGAG CTTGTCCAGCGTAAGATAGCGAAGTGGATGCAATGCTGGTGA